One genomic window of Oncorhynchus kisutch isolate 150728-3 linkage group LG26, Okis_V2, whole genome shotgun sequence includes the following:
- the vtcn1 gene encoding V-set domain-containing T-cell activation inhibitor 1 translates to MASLGQIIFWGMIVMIFVAAGLIILILSVSFAVQGLGGSQGTVDSNNKWPIGNLGEDVILSCKFKTSTNSGESTSQVSITWKKKGLSEVVYRYNKGAVQLTEQNPQFKDRTQLFSDAIGGGNASMLLRNVKMKDEGVYYCSVNAPSGSGTDSVKLRVAAFSAPKFKWVNTTLTAEGERWFPKPDVLWLDVNDNVLNESETRFFNNSAGITRFISSLQQITLNDSYTCIIQNHLVKAVSRATVKDIEISTTTFFSFSTAAAPPILLPQRHVLAATTSFFFWIYQLT, encoded by the exons ATGGCCTCCCTTGGACAAATCATCTTCTGGGG GATGATAGTCATGATCTTTGTGGCTGCTGGACTCATCATCCTCATCTTGTCTGTGTCATTTGCAG TTCAGGGTTTAGGGGGTTCCCAGGGCACTGTGGATAGCAATAACAAGTGGCCCATCGGGAATCTGGGGGAGGATGTCATCCTGAGCTGCAAGTTCAAGACTTCAACTAACAGCGGGGAATCGACCAGTCAGGTGTCAATCACATGGAAGAAGAAGGGACTCAGCGAAGTGGTGTACAGGTACAATAAAGGAGCAGTCCAGCTGACGGAGCAGAACCCCCAGTTTAAAGATAGAACCCAGCTGTTCTCTGACGCCATAGGTGGAGGCAATGCCTCTATGTTGCTGAGGAACGTGAAAATGAAAGATGAGGGGGTGTACTACTGCAGTGTGAATGCCCCTAGTGGCTCAGGGACTGACAGTGTTAAACTCAGAGTTGCAG CTTTCTCGGCCCCCAAATTTAAGTGGGTCAACACTACCCTGacggcagagggagagagatggttccCAAAACCAGATGTCCTCTGGTTGGACGTCAATGACAACGTCCTAAACGAGAGTGAAACTAGATTTTTCAACAACTCCGCCGGGATAACCCGATTCATCAGCTCCCTTCAGCAAATTACATTGAATGACAGCTACACCTGCATCATCCAAAACCATCTGGTGAAGGCTGTCTCCCGGGCAACCGTCAAAG ATATAGAGATATCAACGACGactttcttctccttctctacTGCAGCTGCACCACCCATACTACTACCCCAACGGCACGTCCTAGCAGCTACAACCAGTTTCTTTTTCTGGATCTACCAACTAACCTGA